A genomic window from Nomascus leucogenys isolate Asia chromosome 10, Asia_NLE_v1, whole genome shotgun sequence includes:
- the LOC100589182 gene encoding galactoside 2-alpha-L-fucosyltransferase 2-like isoform X1 produces the protein MMKLCKPKNMGKEETQEALSVSYPGLEGTALLSLGGCDPQEDSLPSAQALFRPRMKAASSSGQGPLPARPPATVWDVSAVAPGGPAAGQPRAAWPRRLTAVVKGFWATCPSFSTFYFVFAIFVVSTIFHCHQRLALVPAPWAYSAHVVLAPRHLPREGLFTINSKGRLGNQMGEYATLYALAKMNGRPAFIPAQMHSTLAPIFRITLPVLHSAMASRIPWQNYHLNDRMEEEYRHIPGRYVCLTGYPCTWTFYHHLRHEILQEFTLHDHVREEAQKFLRGLQAKWAGQATFVGVHVRRGDCVRVMPRVWKGVLADRGYLQWTLDWFQACCRLPVFVVTSDDMAWCRESINSSLGDALFAGSGLQGSPAKDFVLLTQCNHTIITVGTFGFWATYLAGGDTVYLANFTLPNSPFDVVFRPQAAFLPEWVGLAADLGQAGQNGL, from the exons ATGATGAAACTCTGCAAGCCCAAGAACATGGGGAAAGAGGAGACACAGGAAG CATTGTCAGTCTCTTACCCGGGTTTGGAGGGCACTGCCCTGCTCAGTCTGGGGGGATGTGACCCTCAGGAGGACAGCCTGCCCAGCGCCCAGGCCTTGTTCAGGCCCAGGATGAAGGCTGCCTCATCCTCAGGCCAG GGACCCCTGCCAGCCAGGCCACCCGCAACGGTGTGGGACGTGAGTGCTGTAGCCCCCGGCGGTCCAGCAGCAGGACAGCCCCGAGCAGCCTGGCCTAGGAGGCTCACCGCAG TCGTCAAGGGATTCTGGGCCACCTGCCCTTCCTTCTCCACCTTCTACTTCGTCTTTGCCATTTTTGTGGTGTCCACCATCTTTCACTGCCACCAGCGCCTGGCTCTGGTGCCTGCGCCCTGGGCATACTCAGCCCATGTGGTCCTGGCCCCCAGACACCTCCCCCGGGAGGGCCTGTTCACTATCAACTCCAAGGGCCGCCTGGGGAACCAGATGGGTGAGTACGCCACGCTGTACGCCCTGGCCAAGATGAATGGGCGGCCCGCCTTCATCCCGGCCCAGATGCACAGCACCCTGGCCCCCATCTTCAGAATCACCCTGCCGGTGCTGCACAGCGCCATGGCCAGCAGGATCCCTTGGCAAAACTACCACCTGAACGACCGGATGGAGGAGGAGTACCGCCACATCCCGGGGCGCTATGTCTGCCTCACGGGCTACCCCTGCACCTGGACCTTCTACCACCACCTCCGCCACGAGATCCTCCAGGAGTTCACCCTACACGACCACGTGCGCGAGGAGGCCCAGAAGTTCCTGCGGGGCCTGCAGGCCAAGTGGGCAGGGCAGGCGACCTTCGTGGGGGTCCACGTGCGCCGGGGGGACTGTGTCCGTGTCATGCCGCGCGTATGGAAGGGGGTGCTGGCTGACCGGGGCTACCTGCAGTGGACCCTGGACTGGTTCCAGGCCTGCTGCCGCCTCCCGGTCTTTGTGGTCACCAGCGATGACATGGCCTGGTGCCGGGAGAGCATCAACAGCTCCCTTGGGGATGCGCTGTTCGCTGGCAGTGGCCTCCAGGGCTCACCTGCCAAGGACTTCGTGCTGCTCACACAGTGCAACCACACCATCATCACCGTGGGCACCTTCGGGTTCTGGGCCACGTACCTCGCGGGTGGGGACACCGTCTACCTGGCCAATTTCACCCTGCCCAACTCCCCTTTTGACGTGGTCTTCAGGCCGCAAGCGGCCTTCCTGCCAGAGTGGGTGGGCCTTGCAGCTGACCTTGGACAGGCTGGACAGAACGGCCTCTAG
- the LOC100589182 gene encoding galactoside 2-alpha-L-fucosyltransferase 2-like isoform X2 produces the protein MMKLCKPKNMGKEETQEVVKGFWATCPSFSTFYFVFAIFVVSTIFHCHQRLALVPAPWAYSAHVVLAPRHLPREGLFTINSKGRLGNQMGEYATLYALAKMNGRPAFIPAQMHSTLAPIFRITLPVLHSAMASRIPWQNYHLNDRMEEEYRHIPGRYVCLTGYPCTWTFYHHLRHEILQEFTLHDHVREEAQKFLRGLQAKWAGQATFVGVHVRRGDCVRVMPRVWKGVLADRGYLQWTLDWFQACCRLPVFVVTSDDMAWCRESINSSLGDALFAGSGLQGSPAKDFVLLTQCNHTIITVGTFGFWATYLAGGDTVYLANFTLPNSPFDVVFRPQAAFLPEWVGLAADLGQAGQNGL, from the exons ATGATGAAACTCTGCAAGCCCAAGAACATGGGGAAAGAGGAGACACAGGAAG TCGTCAAGGGATTCTGGGCCACCTGCCCTTCCTTCTCCACCTTCTACTTCGTCTTTGCCATTTTTGTGGTGTCCACCATCTTTCACTGCCACCAGCGCCTGGCTCTGGTGCCTGCGCCCTGGGCATACTCAGCCCATGTGGTCCTGGCCCCCAGACACCTCCCCCGGGAGGGCCTGTTCACTATCAACTCCAAGGGCCGCCTGGGGAACCAGATGGGTGAGTACGCCACGCTGTACGCCCTGGCCAAGATGAATGGGCGGCCCGCCTTCATCCCGGCCCAGATGCACAGCACCCTGGCCCCCATCTTCAGAATCACCCTGCCGGTGCTGCACAGCGCCATGGCCAGCAGGATCCCTTGGCAAAACTACCACCTGAACGACCGGATGGAGGAGGAGTACCGCCACATCCCGGGGCGCTATGTCTGCCTCACGGGCTACCCCTGCACCTGGACCTTCTACCACCACCTCCGCCACGAGATCCTCCAGGAGTTCACCCTACACGACCACGTGCGCGAGGAGGCCCAGAAGTTCCTGCGGGGCCTGCAGGCCAAGTGGGCAGGGCAGGCGACCTTCGTGGGGGTCCACGTGCGCCGGGGGGACTGTGTCCGTGTCATGCCGCGCGTATGGAAGGGGGTGCTGGCTGACCGGGGCTACCTGCAGTGGACCCTGGACTGGTTCCAGGCCTGCTGCCGCCTCCCGGTCTTTGTGGTCACCAGCGATGACATGGCCTGGTGCCGGGAGAGCATCAACAGCTCCCTTGGGGATGCGCTGTTCGCTGGCAGTGGCCTCCAGGGCTCACCTGCCAAGGACTTCGTGCTGCTCACACAGTGCAACCACACCATCATCACCGTGGGCACCTTCGGGTTCTGGGCCACGTACCTCGCGGGTGGGGACACCGTCTACCTGGCCAATTTCACCCTGCCCAACTCCCCTTTTGACGTGGTCTTCAGGCCGCAAGCGGCCTTCCTGCCAGAGTGGGTGGGCCTTGCAGCTGACCTTGGACAGGCTGGACAGAACGGCCTCTAG